TCACTATACACGGAGGGGAGTCCGATAAAACGGACTTTACGAGGGATTTCCGAAATAGGCGCCGGCGCGGGTCCCGATGTCGTAGATATCGACGTAGGTGTCGGGCATCACGGCGTCGAATTCGATTTTGGCGAGGTTTGTATCGACGTTCGGGTCCTCGCCCGGACGCAGCGCGCGCGCGATCACAAGGAAGCGCACGTTTTTGAAATAATAGCAGCAGGAGTGCAGGGTCATAACGGTGTCGCCGTATTCAAGCGAATAGCCCGTGTTGACGACCGTTCTGGCCTCAACTTCGGTCTTGAAATTGTTGAACACCGCGGGGTCGCTGAGATCGGTCACGGCGAAATCGAAGGTAGGGCCGTCTTCCCATTTGACGTTGGCGACGACAAAACCGACGATTTTAAACTCTCTGACGTCGTTGATGCCGTAGAATTTGATGACGGGGGCTTTTTTATAGAGATCGAGCCCGTACATCAGCGCGTTGTATTTTTCGAGCGGGCCGAACATCAGGCCGTTTTTGTTGTTATGTCCGTGGATGAGTATGTTCTGGTTCGGGGCGTTCAGGTCGACCTTGTAATCGACGAACGCGGTGCCCTCTTTGGAATATTTCAAATCGAGGTTTTTGCGGTAATATTTATCGTTGTTGTCGGTCTGCACGATCGGATAACCGAAATCTTTGATGCCGTCGATGGTGATGAAGCCGACAAGCTCCGGGTTGCGCGCATAGAACGGCTTGAGCTGTTCGAGAATTCCCGCCGGGAATTCCACTTCTTTATAGGGGTCTTCGCCGGGATTGGTCACCATGGAGGGATTTTGAAACAAATTCAGATCGGAGGCCACGCGCTTCCGGTCGGCGGATTCCCGGATATAGTTGTTCGCGAGCATCGCGCCGGAAAAAATCAGCGCCGCCATAAAAATCACCAGCAGCCCGTTCATCATCAGTTTCTGCTGTTTTGTCAGGGGTCTTTTCTTCTTTCGATTCTCCATATGTCCTAGCATCTCCTGTTTTCAGCCGATCTGCGTCCAGGTGACCCGGTCGGCAAGTGTTGTCGATATGATGTTGATCCAGGTCCTGCCCTGGTTGAGTGTCAGCTCATTGCCCTTTTCGTCGTAGAGCGTGATCCGGTCTGTCTCCCCGACGCCTTTCTGCCAGTAAATCTTCCGGCCGCCGCACATAGAGAAATAATACCCCTCTCCGGCGTTGATGTCAATGGTAACCATCGTTGCGTCGTTCGGATTCGCGTATTGTTTGGCAAAAAGCACAAGGACGTTGGTCACGCCGACCTGTTCGCCGTTGTTGAGATCGGTCTGCGCGGCGCCTGCGAGGGACCGCATGTAAAGGCCTGTCGTTTCGTCGAAATGATATTCGGCGTTCAATCCGACCGGCAGATAAACCGCTCTTGCCCGGAATGCCGGCGGAATGACCAGTTCGCCGCCGGCGGCGAATTTAAAACAGGTCTGCGGGTAATCGTCCCCGAGCGCGGTGCGCATTTTTGACGAGGAGATCACTTTGGTGAGCATTTCGCCGTTTGTCATCACCGTGTGCTCGGCGGCGCGGGTCTTTTTGAGTTCTTCGTCGCGGTAGGTCAGCTCTTTATCGGAATAATAGGCCGCGTCGAGGGTCTTGTATCCCCGCGCTTTCGCAGCGTCTTTCGTCTCCTGGTTCGCGCCCATGTAAACCATGATCGAGTCAAACGATTGGGCCAGATCGAGAAAATGCAGCCGGGCTTCGCGGATCGAGCCGATCACGGGCGCGGAGCGCCAGTCGGAATAAAACGCGAGCAGGCGGGTGATTCCGCCCTCGGCTTCGGCTTCGATCACGAGATCCGCGGCCGTAATGCCGTTTTGCGGCAGCGCTTTGACGTAGTTGTTGATAAGCACCGAGACGGGCCTTGTGCGCGCCATATAAGACGGAAGGTTGCTCTGTCCGGTCAGCGGATTGAGCGTTCCGGTAGACACATACTCGGCTCCGGCGCTTTTCGGCGTTTCGGACACTGCGGGAGGCGCCGAGGCCTCTTCGGAGGAAAGCCCCGCCCACGGGTCCGAAAACTCAGGGCCGCTGTATTCCTGCACCGTTCCGCAGCCGGCCGCCAAAAACAAAGAAAAAATCAAAAGGGCGGCGAGCGTTCTTCTCATCGGGGGCACCTCCTTCTCACAAAGACGTTTTTCAAGTCCGGTTTGTTACAAGTCTTTTTTGCCGTCGGAAAATCACGCTGCATATTACCACTAAAACGCGTTTGTGTCAAGACGATTTTCGCGCGGGAAATGCGTCCGCGAATTTCCTGCGGGAATGGATCGCGCCGGTCGGGCAGACGCCGACGCAGGCGCCGCAGCCCGTGCATTTTGCCGGGTCGATGACCGCGAGATTGTTGTCGAGTACGATGGCGCCGCTCGGGCAGGTGTTCACGCATTTGCCGCAGCCGAGGCAGCCCGCTTCACAGGTCCTGTGGGTCGTCGCGCCCTTGTCATGGCTGGAACACAGCACGATGTGCGTCGCATCGGTCCGGACCAATTTGATCAGGCCTTTCGGACAGGCCTTTGCGCAGGTGGAACACCCCGTGCATTTGCTCTGGTCGACTTTCGCCAGTCCGTGTTCGATCTTCATCGCGCCGTAGACGCAGACCGCGGCGCAGTCGCCGAGGCCCATGCAGCCGTAGGTACAGGCGCTGATTCCGCCGTAAAAGGTCGAGGCGGCGGCACAGGTCCTGATCCCGCGGTAATTCATTTTGATTTCCACTTTGTCCTTGGAGCCGCCGCAGCAGACGACGGCGGTCTTCGGCACGATCCGGATGACGCCGAGTCCGGTGATCTTGCCGATCTTTTCGGCGGTCGCCGTTCCGCCGGGCACGCACAGGTAAGCCGGCGCGTTCCCGCCCGCGACCGCGGCCGCGTATTCCGAACAGCCGGCAAATCCGCAGCCGCCGCAATTCGCGCCCGGAAGCGCGTCGCGGATCTTGGCTTCCCGTTCATCGACCGGAACGGTCATAAACACCGAGCAGGCCACGAGCAGCACGCCGCCGAACAGCGCGATGGCGGAGACGATGATAATCGGAAGAATGATGTCACTCATAAGATTATTTACCTCCGAAAAGCCCGTCGGCAAGACCGGCGAAACCGAGCAGACATAACGCCGTGATCGACGCCGCGATCAGTAATATCGGAAGTCCCCGCAGGGATTTCGGCACGTCTCCGGCTTCCACTCTCGAGCGGACTCCGGTGAACAGCACCATCGCCACGAGATAGCCGATCCCGCAGCCGAAG
This genomic interval from Oscillospiraceae bacterium contains the following:
- a CDS encoding DUF3048 domain-containing protein, which encodes MRRTLAALLIFSLFLAAGCGTVQEYSGPEFSDPWAGLSSEEASAPPAVSETPKSAGAEYVSTGTLNPLTGQSNLPSYMARTRPVSVLINNYVKALPQNGITAADLVIEAEAEGGITRLLAFYSDWRSAPVIGSIREARLHFLDLAQSFDSIMVYMGANQETKDAAKARGYKTLDAAYYSDKELTYRDEELKKTRAAEHTVMTNGEMLTKVISSSKMRTALGDDYPQTCFKFAAGGELVIPPAFRARAVYLPVGLNAEYHFDETTGLYMRSLAGAAQTDLNNGEQVGVTNVLVLFAKQYANPNDATMVTIDINAGEGYYFSMCGGRKIYWQKGVGETDRITLYDEKGNELTLNQGRTWINIISTTLADRVTWTQIG
- a CDS encoding RnfABCDGE type electron transport complex subunit B, with amino-acid sequence MSDIILPIIIVSAIALFGGVLLVACSVFMTVPVDEREAKIRDALPGANCGGCGFAGCSEYAAAVAGGNAPAYLCVPGGTATAEKIGKITGLGVIRIVPKTAVVCCGGSKDKVEIKMNYRGIRTCAAASTFYGGISACTYGCMGLGDCAAVCVYGAMKIEHGLAKVDQSKCTGCSTCAKACPKGLIKLVRTDATHIVLCSSHDKGATTHRTCEAGCLGCGKCVNTCPSGAIVLDNNLAVIDPAKCTGCGACVGVCPTGAIHSRRKFADAFPARKSS
- a CDS encoding class B sortase; its protein translation is MENRKKKRPLTKQQKLMMNGLLVIFMAALIFSGAMLANNYIRESADRKRVASDLNLFQNPSMVTNPGEDPYKEVEFPAGILEQLKPFYARNPELVGFITIDGIKDFGYPIVQTDNNDKYYRKNLDLKYSKEGTAFVDYKVDLNAPNQNILIHGHNNKNGLMFGPLEKYNALMYGLDLYKKAPVIKFYGINDVREFKIVGFVVANVKWEDGPTFDFAVTDLSDPAVFNNFKTEVEARTVVNTGYSLEYGDTVMTLHSCCYYFKNVRFLVIARALRPGEDPNVDTNLAKIEFDAVMPDTYVDIYDIGTRAGAYFGNPS